Proteins encoded within one genomic window of Thiothrix litoralis:
- a CDS encoding class I SAM-dependent DNA methyltransferase — MITTDTPADAFIQRWQGKDGSEKANLQFFLGELCELLGVEKPQPAQADNKLNAYVFERRIDLLKVDHSSNTGFIDLYCRDCFVLEGKSTGKKYGSTGLDTAMIRAHRQAKNYIENLPATEKKPPFMILTDVGHVLELYAEFSCSNSTYTQFPDSSSYRIKLDDLRKPDIRARLAAVWTDPHSLDESKKAAKVTKQIATQLAALAKSLEAAHAAETVGTFLMRCLFTMFAEDVELLPKDRFTHLLEKMLDKPERFKAAVENLWLMMDKGGYDNSEYVEIKRFNGGLFAGATALALDKAQIELLLKAAKADWRYVEPAIFGTLLERALNPKERHKLGAHYTPRAYVERLVLPTVLAPLRQQWADVQTAATVLLAEYQKSLEKAEKASQRIVLPVVNDESAPTSLELSGQRKVKKTKKVLTADESFKKAAIDEVRAFHAHLCSLRILDPACGSGNFLYVTLEHLKRLEGEVLNTLQALGFSPRTLEMEGVSVSPQQFLGLEVNPRAAAIAEMVLWIGYLQWHFRTHGNVSPAEPILRDFHNIENRDAVLAYDGVENVLDAAGNPVTRWDGRTVKTHPVTGKDVPDETAQVPVLRYLKPRKAEWPAADYIIGNPPFIGNKRMRELLGDGYVNPLRTAWTDVPDSVDFVMYWWHKAAEATRSGKTQRFGFITTNSLRQTFNRKVLQHHLEAQNPVSLIFAIPDHPWVDNEDGAAVRIAMTACAAGDWTGQLQQVTLETDTGEDEVQVELSTQTGKLFSDLRIGANIAAAKQLVANSALSNRGVIPHGEGMTLSPEQAKLIGYGSVSGIEQHIKDYRNGKDIMQIPRGVKVIDLYPLKETEVLSKFPNLYQWLIDNVKPERLLNKDKSLRENWWLHRRNNEDMRRSLAGLKHYVATVQTSKHKIFVFLDGSVLPDDKLIAIALSDAYFLGVLSSRLHIFWSLVSGARLGVGNDPVYNKSMCFDAFPFPDASDAQKAQIRTIAEQIDAHRKRQQAAHPTLTLTNMYNVLEKLRSGEALNAKDKEIHAQALTSILQELHDKLDRAVFAAYGWDDLAAELVGKPGATTPLPDKPEAQAQAEEELLSRLVDLNTQRAAEEAQGTIRWLRPDFQAPASTPLSPRDGMPSQQEDLALADDDTGSLSAAEGNTPAVKRDWPKVLREQTRLVRELLALTPLSAQALSKQFKRKPSNLQEVLDALQDLGMVACEGEVYRMV; from the coding sequence ATGATCACCACCGACACGCCCGCAGACGCTTTCATCCAACGTTGGCAGGGCAAAGACGGCTCGGAAAAAGCCAATCTTCAGTTTTTCCTCGGTGAATTGTGCGAATTGTTGGGGGTGGAAAAGCCGCAGCCTGCGCAGGCGGATAACAAGTTGAATGCTTATGTGTTTGAGCGGCGTATTGATCTGCTTAAGGTGGATCACAGTTCCAATACGGGGTTTATCGACCTGTATTGCCGTGATTGTTTTGTGCTGGAAGGCAAATCGACGGGTAAGAAGTACGGTTCTACCGGATTAGATACGGCGATGATCCGCGCTCATCGGCAAGCTAAGAATTACATTGAAAATCTGCCTGCTACTGAGAAAAAGCCGCCTTTCATGATTTTGACCGATGTAGGGCATGTGCTTGAGTTGTATGCGGAATTTTCCTGTTCCAATTCAACCTATACCCAGTTCCCTGATAGCAGTTCGTACCGCATTAAACTCGATGATTTGCGTAAGCCGGACATCCGTGCGCGGCTGGCGGCGGTTTGGACTGATCCGCATAGTCTGGATGAATCCAAAAAAGCCGCTAAAGTCACCAAGCAGATTGCGACGCAATTGGCTGCGTTGGCGAAATCGCTGGAAGCGGCGCACGCGGCGGAAACGGTCGGCACGTTTTTGATGCGCTGCCTGTTTACCATGTTTGCGGAAGATGTGGAGCTATTGCCGAAAGACCGTTTCACGCACTTGCTGGAAAAGATGCTAGATAAGCCAGAACGCTTTAAAGCAGCGGTGGAAAACCTGTGGTTGATGATGGATAAAGGCGGTTATGACAATAGCGAGTATGTTGAGATTAAACGCTTTAACGGTGGGCTGTTTGCGGGGGCGACGGCGCTGGCGTTAGACAAGGCGCAAATTGAACTGTTGTTGAAAGCGGCAAAGGCGGATTGGCGTTACGTTGAACCGGCGATTTTCGGGACGTTGCTGGAGCGGGCGTTGAACCCGAAAGAGCGGCATAAGTTGGGGGCGCATTATACGCCGCGTGCTTACGTGGAGCGGCTGGTGTTGCCGACGGTGCTTGCGCCGTTGCGTCAGCAGTGGGCGGATGTGCAAACCGCTGCGACCGTGTTATTGGCTGAATACCAAAAATCCTTGGAAAAGGCGGAAAAAGCATCGCAGCGGATTGTGTTGCCTGTGGTGAATGATGAGTCTGCGCCGACTTCGCTGGAGTTGTCGGGGCAGCGCAAGGTGAAAAAAACCAAGAAAGTGCTGACGGCGGATGAGTCATTCAAGAAGGCGGCGATTGATGAAGTCCGCGCCTTTCATGCCCATTTGTGCAGTTTGCGGATTCTTGACCCGGCGTGTGGGTCGGGTAATTTTTTGTACGTGACCTTGGAACATCTCAAGCGGTTGGAGGGTGAGGTGTTGAATACTTTGCAGGCGTTGGGTTTTTCGCCGCGAACGCTGGAAATGGAAGGCGTGTCGGTGAGTCCGCAACAGTTCTTGGGCTTGGAGGTGAATCCACGGGCGGCGGCGATTGCGGAAATGGTGTTGTGGATTGGCTATTTGCAATGGCATTTCCGCACGCATGGCAATGTGTCGCCTGCCGAGCCGATTTTGCGTGACTTCCACAATATCGAAAACCGTGATGCGGTGTTGGCGTATGACGGCGTTGAAAACGTGCTGGATGCGGCGGGGAATCCCGTGACGCGCTGGGATGGGCGCACGGTCAAAACGCATCCGGTCACAGGCAAAGATGTGCCGGACGAAACCGCGCAAGTGCCAGTGTTGCGCTACCTCAAGCCGCGCAAGGCTGAATGGCCTGCCGCCGATTACATCATCGGCAATCCGCCATTTATTGGCAACAAGCGTATGCGTGAATTGCTGGGTGATGGCTATGTGAATCCTTTGCGCACCGCATGGACGGATGTTCCCGATTCGGTCGATTTTGTGATGTATTGGTGGCACAAAGCGGCGGAAGCAACTCGGAGTGGTAAAACACAGCGTTTCGGTTTTATCACTACTAACAGTTTGCGCCAGACATTCAATCGCAAAGTTTTACAACATCATCTTGAAGCACAAAACCCTGTATCGCTGATTTTTGCGATTCCTGATCATCCGTGGGTAGACAATGAAGATGGGGCAGCGGTGCGTATTGCTATGACCGCCTGTGCCGCAGGCGATTGGACTGGGCAATTGCAGCAAGTAACGCTTGAAACAGATACTGGTGAGGATGAAGTTCAAGTTGAACTCAGTACGCAAACCGGCAAGTTATTTTCTGATTTGCGCATCGGGGCAAACATTGCTGCCGCCAAACAATTGGTAGCAAATTCAGCGTTAAGTAACCGTGGCGTGATCCCACACGGCGAAGGCATGACGCTTTCCCCAGAACAAGCCAAACTCATTGGTTATGGTAGCGTTTCAGGTATTGAACAGCATATTAAAGATTACCGAAATGGTAAGGACATTATGCAGATACCTCGTGGAGTCAAAGTTATTGATCTATACCCACTGAAAGAAACAGAGGTGTTGTCTAAGTTTCCCAACCTGTACCAGTGGCTTATTGATAACGTGAAACCAGAACGATTGCTAAACAAAGATAAGAGTCTTAGAGAAAATTGGTGGTTGCATCGTCGTAATAATGAGGATATGCGCCGTTCTTTGGCTGGTCTTAAACATTACGTAGCAACAGTGCAGACATCAAAGCACAAAATATTTGTGTTTTTGGACGGTAGTGTTCTGCCTGATGATAAATTGATTGCTATCGCTTTGAGTGATGCGTATTTCTTGGGAGTGTTGTCCAGTCGCTTGCATATATTCTGGAGTTTGGTTTCGGGTGCGCGGTTAGGTGTTGGCAATGACCCTGTTTACAACAAATCCATGTGTTTTGATGCATTTCCGTTTCCTGATGCGAGTGACGCGCAGAAAGCGCAGATTCGGACGATTGCCGAGCAAATTGACGCGCACCGCAAGCGCCAGCAAGCCGCACACCCAACCCTGACGCTAACCAATATGTACAACGTGCTGGAAAAGTTGCGTAGCGGCGAAGCACTAAACGCCAAAGACAAAGAGATTCACGCGCAAGCCCTAACCAGCATCTTGCAAGAACTCCACGACAAGCTCGACCGTGCCGTATTCGCCGCTTACGGATGGGATGACCTCGCCGCCGAACTGGTCGGCAAACCCGGCGCAACCACGCCACTCCCCGACAAACCCGAAGCCCAAGCGCAAGCCGAAGAAGAACTCCTCAGCCGCCTCGTTGACCTCAACACCCAACGCGCCGCCGAAGAAGCCCAAGGCACTATCCGCTGGTTACGCCCCGACTTCCAAGCACCGGCTTCGACTCCGCTCAGCCCACGGGACGGGATGCCCAGCCAACAGGAAGACCTCGCGCTTGCCGACGACGACACCGGTTCCCTGAGCGCAGCCGAAGGGAACACCCCCGCCGTCAAACGCGACTGGCCAAAAGTATTACGTGAACAAACCCGCTTGGTACGCGAATTGCTGGCGCTGACACCGCTATCGGCTCAAGCACTCAGCAAACAATTCAAACGCAAGCCCTCCAACCTGCAAGAAGTACTGGATGCTTTGCAGGATTTGGGCATGGTGGCGTGTGAAGGCGAGGTTTATAGGATGGTGTGA
- a CDS encoding DUF4258 domain-containing protein translates to MQYRLSDHAKKRLQQRGIKQEWLAAALAMPDITENDAEDATLVHALKEIPEKGFKRLRVIYNESIEPVTIVTAYFE, encoded by the coding sequence ATGCAATACAGGTTGAGTGACCACGCCAAGAAACGGCTCCAGCAACGGGGAATCAAGCAGGAGTGGTTAGCTGCTGCCTTGGCAATGCCTGATATAACAGAAAACGATGCAGAAGATGCGACACTCGTTCACGCGCTGAAAGAAATTCCAGAGAAAGGTTTCAAGCGGCTGCGGGTCATTTACAATGAATCCATTGAACCTGTGACTATCGTGACGGCTTACTTTGAATAG
- the ispG gene encoding flavodoxin-dependent (E)-4-hydroxy-3-methylbut-2-enyl-diphosphate synthase, whose amino-acid sequence MNNHVIPRHHTVPVKVGNITVGGDFPVVVQSMTNTDTADAIRTAAQCAELYRAGSELVRITVNSLEAAQAVPEVRDRLDKMGCDVPLIGDFHFNGHKLLTAVPECAQALAKYRINPGNVGRGKKRDEQFAQMIEFACRYDKPVRIGVNWGSLDQELLARKLDENSKLAQPLELYDVMHAALIESALTSAAKAEEYGLPHDHIILSCKLSEVQGLVRAYRDLASRCDYPLHLGLTEAGMGSKGIVYSTAALSILLQEGIGDTIRISLTPEPHAKREKEVIVGQEILQSLGLRSFTPQVVACPGCGRTSSDYFQHLAEDIQNWLREQMPVWKDQYAGVESMSVAVMGCVVNGPGESKHANIGISLPGSGETPVAPVYEDGQKTVTLKGDNIAQEFQALVETYVQKTYG is encoded by the coding sequence ATGAACAATCACGTTATTCCACGTCACCACACCGTTCCCGTGAAGGTGGGCAATATCACGGTCGGTGGCGATTTCCCGGTGGTGGTGCAATCCATGACCAATACCGATACGGCGGATGCAATCCGCACGGCGGCGCAATGTGCGGAGCTGTACCGCGCTGGTTCGGAGCTGGTGCGCATTACCGTCAATTCGCTGGAGGCAGCGCAAGCCGTGCCCGAAGTACGCGACCGCCTCGACAAGATGGGCTGCGACGTGCCGCTGATTGGCGACTTCCATTTCAACGGCCACAAGCTGCTGACCGCTGTGCCAGAATGTGCGCAAGCCCTCGCCAAATACCGCATCAACCCCGGCAATGTCGGGCGCGGCAAGAAGCGTGACGAGCAATTCGCGCAAATGATCGAATTCGCCTGCCGTTACGACAAGCCAGTACGCATCGGCGTTAACTGGGGGTCGTTGGATCAGGAATTGCTGGCACGCAAGCTGGACGAAAACAGCAAACTGGCACAGCCGCTGGAACTGTATGACGTCATGCACGCTGCACTGATCGAATCCGCCCTCACCAGTGCGGCGAAAGCCGAAGAATACGGCCTGCCACACGATCACATTATTCTGTCGTGCAAACTCAGCGAAGTGCAGGGTTTGGTACGTGCTTACCGCGACTTGGCGAGCCGTTGCGATTACCCCTTGCACCTTGGTTTGACGGAAGCGGGCATGGGTAGCAAGGGCATCGTCTATTCCACCGCTGCCCTCTCGATCCTGTTACAGGAAGGCATTGGCGACACCATCCGCATTTCCCTGACACCCGAACCCCACGCCAAGCGCGAAAAGGAAGTCATCGTCGGGCAGGAAATTTTGCAGTCACTCGGCTTGCGTTCCTTCACCCCGCAAGTGGTGGCTTGCCCCGGTTGCGGGCGTACTTCCAGCGATTATTTCCAGCACCTTGCTGAAGACATCCAAAACTGGTTGCGCGAACAAATGCCGGTGTGGAAAGATCAATACGCAGGCGTGGAAAGCATGTCGGTGGCGGTGATGGGTTGTGTGGTTAATGGGCCAGGCGAGAGCAAACATGCCAATATCGGCATTAGCCTGCCGGGTAGCGGTGAAACGCCGGTTGCCCCAGTTTACGAAGACGGGCAGAAAACCGTCACGCTGAAAGGCGACAATATTGCACAAGAGTTTCAGGCATTGGTCGAAACTTACGTGCAAAAAACGTATGGATAA
- a CDS encoding dienelactone hydrolase family protein: MKKIAALAIVGLSLLSANVMAAVKSEAVNYELDGTKFIGQMYYDDAVTEKRPGVLVVHEWWGLNDHAKNRAEELAKMGYVAFAADMYGDGKVTDKPAQAKEWMTEVTSDVDAWRGTALAGLEQLKKSDKVDTSKLAAVGYCFGGGTILQMAYSGVKDLAGVVSFHGSLPSAPDGTEINTKILAFHGNADAMVPPATVTKFLEQMEKTGADWQFVAFGSGVRHAFTNPDAGKYGVENLKYDEKADKRSWAGMQTFFNEIFK; this comes from the coding sequence ATGAAGAAAATTGCTGCATTAGCGATTGTTGGCTTGTCTCTGTTAAGTGCTAACGTCATGGCTGCTGTGAAAAGCGAAGCCGTGAATTATGAACTTGATGGCACAAAATTCATCGGTCAGATGTATTACGACGATGCCGTGACAGAAAAGCGCCCCGGCGTATTAGTTGTCCACGAATGGTGGGGATTAAACGATCATGCCAAAAACCGTGCCGAAGAATTGGCTAAAATGGGTTATGTCGCCTTCGCGGCGGATATGTACGGCGATGGCAAAGTCACCGACAAACCTGCGCAAGCCAAGGAATGGATGACAGAAGTCACCTCCGACGTGGATGCATGGCGCGGTACTGCGCTGGCGGGTCTGGAGCAGCTCAAGAAAAGCGACAAGGTGGATACCAGCAAGTTGGCAGCGGTGGGTTACTGCTTCGGTGGTGGCACGATTTTGCAGATGGCGTACAGCGGTGTGAAAGATTTGGCGGGTGTGGTCAGCTTCCACGGTTCGCTGCCTTCCGCGCCGGATGGCACTGAAATCAACACCAAAATACTGGCTTTCCACGGCAATGCTGATGCGATGGTGCCACCTGCGACTGTCACCAAGTTTCTGGAGCAGATGGAAAAAACCGGCGCAGACTGGCAATTTGTCGCCTTCGGTAGTGGCGTGCGTCATGCCTTTACTAACCCCGATGCAGGCAAGTACGGTGTCGAAAACCTGAAATACGATGAGAAGGCTGACAAGCGTTCTTGGGCAGGAATGCAGACGTTTTTCAACGAAATTTTCAAGTAA
- a CDS encoding RNA-guided endonuclease TnpB family protein — MSCLCEFEPTLLPVTDKKAGIDVGIKDLFVTSDGFKSGNPRHTAQHATKLAKYQRRLAKKKFGSKNRLKAKRNVARVHAKISDCRSDNLHKLSRKLINENQVVCAENLAVKNMIKNPTLAKHIADASWGEFTRQLEYKANWAGRTYVEIDRFFPSSKRCNGCGFVKANMPLDVRSWECPECGATHDRDVNAARNILAAGLAVLAFGENVSGDGISVSLSCSR; from the coding sequence GTGTCTTGCTTGTGTGAATTTGAACCCACGCTGTTGCCCGTCACCGACAAAAAGGCAGGTATCGACGTGGGCATCAAGGATTTGTTCGTCACCTCTGACGGTTTTAAGTCCGGCAATCCCCGCCATACCGCCCAACACGCGACTAAACTGGCGAAGTACCAACGCCGTCTTGCCAAGAAGAAATTCGGCAGCAAGAACCGGCTGAAAGCTAAACGCAACGTTGCCCGTGTTCACGCGAAGATCTCCGATTGCCGGTCGGACAACTTGCACAAGCTGTCCCGCAAACTGATTAACGAGAACCAAGTCGTTTGCGCTGAAAACCTCGCCGTGAAAAACATGATTAAGAACCCGACACTGGCCAAGCACATTGCGGATGCGAGTTGGGGGGAATTTACCCGCCAGCTTGAATACAAGGCCAATTGGGCAGGTAGGACGTATGTCGAAATCGACAGGTTTTTTCCTTCCAGCAAACGCTGTAACGGCTGCGGGTTCGTGAAAGCAAACATGCCGCTGGACGTGCGGTCTTGGGAATGCCCCGAATGTGGCGCAACCCACGACCGTGACGTGAATGCAGCACGTAACATTTTAGCCGCCGGACTGGCGGTGCTAGCCTTTGGAGAGAATGTTAGCGGTGATGGCATTTCGGTGTCGTTGTCCTGTTCTCGATGA
- a CDS encoding type II toxin-antitoxin system VapB family antitoxin, producing the protein MRTTLNLDDELLRQAFELTGIAEKAALLRESLKALIERESARRLALLGGSEPQLEAQPRRRSTEEAL; encoded by the coding sequence ATGCGTACTACATTAAACCTTGATGATGAACTATTACGTCAGGCATTTGAGCTGACAGGCATTGCCGAAAAAGCAGCCCTGTTGCGTGAAAGCCTGAAAGCCCTGATCGAACGCGAAAGCGCCCGCCGCCTCGCTTTATTGGGAGGTTCCGAACCACAACTGGAAGCCCAGCCCCGTCGCCGTTCCACGGAAGAAGCCCTGTGA
- a CDS encoding DUF1615 family protein — protein MDMLKRLARWLMATTVLGAVVGVGMWVYPAFKQYWMGEPAKAVAVSAPPSVGLLPTVMLIKAAEPAVADPRGWASDVLDVLKLHGLPQSRENVCSIIAVADQESGFVANPTVPNLGKSSEKAVIEKLSKLSILRGGAITFLNRFPDPADSFMQRIRRAKTERDLDLAYRALVAGLEDYARRYKLGLLLDNHFASDLIEGSNEIDTIGSMQVAVNFAVQYETQRRGGKALSLQEIYQVRDSLYTRKGGLFYGALLLLGYESGYDKKLYRFADFNAGRYSSRNAAFQAVIGVLSKQTLATDGDLLMYKADGSVASKVSGTEQALRYINQAFALNLKESQIRRDLMQEKTLSFNNTTTYKLIRATYAKATGKAAVYAQVPNIQLHSEKTSRILTTGKFANTVYGRYQRCLAAR, from the coding sequence ATGGATATGCTGAAACGTTTAGCACGCTGGCTAATGGCTACCACTGTACTGGGGGCGGTCGTAGGGGTTGGTATGTGGGTTTACCCAGCCTTCAAGCAATACTGGATGGGTGAACCAGCCAAAGCGGTGGCTGTGTCAGCGCCACCTTCTGTTGGTTTGCTGCCGACGGTTATGTTGATTAAGGCAGCGGAACCTGCGGTGGCTGATCCGCGTGGCTGGGCAAGTGATGTGCTGGATGTGCTTAAGCTGCATGGCTTGCCACAAAGTCGTGAGAATGTGTGTTCGATTATTGCGGTAGCTGATCAAGAGTCCGGGTTTGTCGCTAATCCCACTGTGCCGAATTTGGGTAAATCGTCTGAAAAAGCGGTGATTGAGAAGCTCAGTAAATTATCGATCCTGCGCGGTGGGGCGATCACGTTTCTCAACCGTTTTCCTGATCCTGCTGATAGCTTTATGCAGCGTATTCGTCGGGCTAAAACCGAGCGTGATCTTGATCTGGCTTACCGCGCTCTGGTGGCGGGGCTAGAAGATTATGCGCGTCGCTACAAGCTGGGTTTGTTGTTGGATAACCATTTTGCTAGCGACCTGATTGAAGGTAGCAATGAAATCGACACCATCGGTTCCATGCAGGTGGCCGTGAATTTTGCGGTGCAGTATGAAACCCAGCGGCGCGGTGGCAAGGCATTGTCGCTGCAAGAGATTTACCAAGTTCGCGATAGCCTTTATACCCGTAAGGGTGGGTTGTTTTACGGGGCGTTATTATTGTTGGGTTATGAGTCGGGCTACGACAAGAAACTTTACCGTTTTGCTGATTTTAATGCGGGGCGTTACAGCAGCCGCAATGCCGCGTTTCAGGCGGTGATTGGCGTATTAAGTAAGCAAACGTTGGCAACTGATGGCGATTTGTTGATGTACAAAGCCGATGGCAGCGTGGCGTCAAAGGTTAGTGGTACGGAGCAGGCGTTACGCTATATTAATCAGGCGTTTGCGTTGAATTTGAAAGAATCACAAATCCGCCGGGATTTGATGCAGGAAAAAACCCTGAGTTTTAACAATACCACGACCTATAAGCTGATTCGGGCAACGTATGCTAAGGCGACGGGGAAGGCGGCGGTCTATGCGCAAGTGCCTAATATCCAACTGCATAGTGAGAAAACCTCACGGATACTGACAACGGGGAAGTTTGCTAATACGGTGTATGGGCGGTATCAGCGCTGTTTGGCGGCACGGTGA
- a CDS encoding DUF2283 domain-containing protein: protein MKIEFDPLADAMYIQLAEGEVDKTEEVKPGMMFDYDVNGNVLGIEVLYVSKRAELPLKQAA, encoded by the coding sequence ATGAAGATTGAATTTGATCCACTAGCGGATGCCATGTATATCCAGCTTGCTGAAGGCGAAGTCGACAAAACCGAAGAGGTCAAACCGGGCATGATGTTCGACTACGATGTGAACGGCAATGTGCTGGGTATTGAAGTCTTGTATGTGAGTAAACGCGCTGAACTACCTTTGAAACAGGCTGCATAA
- a CDS encoding formylglycine-generating enzyme family protein, which translates to MSAKQESAATLFYDKRMYPALHPHSLALPLPRMVNIPAGRFLMGGQDGRDDVEGGCTANERPTRHVYIAAFALSKYPVTFAEYDAFCHETNAPLPDDKGWGRDKRPVINVSWEDAQAYCTWLCELNGTGYRLPSEAEWEYATRCGTNAAYPWGMQADAQHANHQMQHGMTTPVDAYPPNAFGLHDLCGNVWEWVQDCWHDTYQGAPSNAQAWEEAGSHHERVLRGGSWNDRPRYLRAAYRVKDYANGRQIFRGFRVARSR; encoded by the coding sequence TTGTCAGCCAAACAGGAAAGCGCCGCTACCTTGTTTTACGATAAGCGCATGTACCCAGCACTACACCCACACAGCCTCGCCCTACCCTTGCCGCGCATGGTCAACATTCCAGCGGGACGCTTCCTCATGGGCGGGCAAGACGGGCGCGATGACGTGGAAGGCGGCTGCACCGCCAACGAACGCCCGACCCGCCACGTTTACATTGCCGCGTTTGCACTGAGCAAATACCCAGTCACTTTTGCCGAATACGACGCCTTTTGCCACGAAACCAACGCGCCATTGCCGGACGACAAAGGCTGGGGACGCGACAAACGCCCGGTCATCAACGTGAGTTGGGAGGATGCACAAGCCTATTGCACTTGGCTGTGTGAATTAAACGGCACAGGCTATCGCCTGCCTTCCGAAGCAGAATGGGAATACGCCACCCGTTGCGGCACAAACGCGGCTTACCCGTGGGGAATGCAGGCAGACGCTCAACACGCCAACCACCAGATGCAACACGGCATGACCACACCCGTCGACGCTTACCCGCCGAACGCTTTCGGCTTACACGACTTGTGCGGCAATGTTTGGGAATGGGTGCAAGACTGCTGGCACGACACCTACCAAGGCGCACCCAGCAACGCGCAGGCATGGGAAGAAGCCGGAAGCCACCACGAGCGCGTGCTACGTGGTGGTTCGTGGAACGACAGGCCGCGCTATTTACGCGCCGCCTACCGGGTCAAGGATTATGCCAACGGTCGCCAGATATTCCGGGGCTTCCGCGTGGCACGTTCGCGGTAA
- a CDS encoding ABC-type transport auxiliary lipoprotein family protein encodes MNIRPLLLSCVMLLSACSSPLKSDLPADQTYRLNPQVALAPQRLSINLYVPKVSVSPALDSAHITLMKPGFQQDFIAHSRWPDDLSVYLHAVMLDTLSRSGGFQSVSEQMLGKGGNYKLLLRVSAFQAEYPPDGKGNAAVVVAMESILVRVQDQRVMGQHRYDSRKENIPVSTSKIVEALNQALAESTRQLIQDLQRDL; translated from the coding sequence ATGAACATACGCCCTCTTCTGCTATCGTGCGTGATGTTGTTATCGGCCTGTTCGTCGCCGTTGAAAAGCGACTTGCCTGCCGACCAGACCTACCGGCTGAATCCGCAGGTAGCGCTTGCCCCACAACGCCTAAGCATCAATCTGTATGTGCCGAAAGTGTCGGTCAGCCCAGCGTTGGATAGCGCCCACATCACGCTGATGAAACCGGGGTTCCAGCAGGATTTCATCGCGCACAGCCGTTGGCCTGATGATTTGTCGGTGTACCTGCACGCGGTTATGCTGGATACCTTGTCACGCAGCGGCGGCTTCCAGTCGGTTTCCGAACAAATGCTGGGCAAGGGCGGAAACTACAAGCTGTTGCTGCGCGTATCTGCGTTTCAGGCAGAGTATCCGCCGGATGGCAAGGGCAATGCCGCCGTGGTCGTGGCGATGGAATCCATCCTCGTGCGGGTGCAGGATCAGCGGGTTATGGGGCAACACCGTTACGATAGTCGCAAAGAAAATATACCCGTGAGCACCAGCAAAATTGTCGAAGCACTGAATCAGGCGTTGGCAGAATCCACCCGGCAGTTGATTCAGGATTTACAGCGGGATTTGTAA
- a CDS encoding type II toxin-antitoxin system VapC family toxin, translating to MILVDTSVWIDHLRVKDERLAILLNEVQVCMHPMVWGELACGNLKNRPTLLRLWQGLPAITQASHAETMYCLEQRKLMGKGIGYVDLHLLTTVLLSPGTQIWTRDKRLHNIATELGCGWQESH from the coding sequence GTGATTCTGGTTGATACCTCGGTCTGGATTGATCACCTGCGGGTAAAAGACGAACGTTTAGCCATTCTTTTGAATGAAGTGCAAGTTTGTATGCACCCAATGGTGTGGGGCGAACTCGCGTGTGGCAACCTGAAAAACCGCCCAACCCTGTTGCGTTTATGGCAAGGTCTGCCCGCCATCACCCAAGCCAGCCATGCTGAAACCATGTACTGCTTAGAACAACGTAAACTGATGGGCAAAGGCATCGGCTATGTGGATTTGCACCTTTTAACCACTGTCCTACTATCACCGGGAACACAGATTTGGACGCGGGACAAGCGTCTACATAACATTGCCACCGAATTAGGCTGTGGCTGGCAGGAATCACACTAA
- a CDS encoding phosphoribosylanthranilate isomerase — MRCRVKVCGITSVTDAAMVGAAGADAMGLVFYPKSKRNLSIAQAADICRAAPPFVTVVGLFLDAEADFVRDVLDAVPLDVLQFHGSETPEYCRQFPRPYMKAVGMKGLAASGGFAAYADHYPDAQAFLVDSHAPGAAGGTGETFDWTQVPQDYPKPIILAGGLTPENVAEAIRTSRVYAVDVSSGVESAPGVKDAAKVQAFMNGVLLVN, encoded by the coding sequence ATGCGCTGCCGGGTTAAAGTTTGCGGGATCACTTCAGTTACGGATGCGGCAATGGTCGGCGCAGCGGGTGCGGATGCGATGGGTTTGGTGTTTTACCCCAAGAGCAAGCGTAATTTGAGCATTGCGCAGGCGGCGGACATTTGCCGGGCTGCGCCGCCGTTTGTGACGGTGGTGGGTCTGTTTCTGGATGCGGAAGCGGATTTTGTGCGCGACGTGCTCGACGCAGTGCCGCTGGATGTGTTGCAGTTCCACGGTTCGGAAACACCGGAGTATTGCCGCCAGTTTCCGCGCCCGTATATGAAGGCGGTGGGGATGAAGGGCTTGGCAGCCAGCGGTGGTTTTGCCGCTTACGCTGACCATTACCCCGATGCGCAAGCGTTTCTGGTGGATAGCCATGCGCCGGGCGCGGCAGGTGGCACGGGCGAAACTTTTGACTGGACGCAAGTGCCACAGGATTACCCTAAGCCGATTATCCTCGCAGGTGGTTTGACCCCGGAGAACGTAGCGGAAGCGATCCGCACCAGCCGCGTGTATGCGGTGGATGTGAGCAGCGGGGTGGAATCCGCGCCGGGGGTGAAGGATGCCGCGAAGGTGCAAGCCTTCATGAACGGCGTGCTGTTGGTAAACTGA